Proteins from one Tenrec ecaudatus isolate mTenEca1 chromosome 8, mTenEca1.hap1, whole genome shotgun sequence genomic window:
- the SPR gene encoding sepiapterin reductase, with protein MEGGLGRAVCVLTGASRGFGRVLAPLLAALLSPGSVLVLSARDDEALRQLEAELGAARPGLRVIRAPADLGTEAGLQQLLSALRELPRPEGLQRLLLINNAGTLGDVSKSFVDLADPTEMNGYWALNLTSMLCLTSSLLKAFPESPGLSRTVVNISSLCALQPFKGWALYCAGKAAREMMCKVLAAEEPSVRVLNYAPGPLDTDMQRVARETSVDPEVRKKLQTLKTKGELVDCAMSAQKLLSLLQKDAFLSGTHIDFYDD; from the exons ATGGAGGGCGGCCTGGGACGCGCCGTGTGCGTGCTGACCGGGGCCTCCCGCGGCTTCGGCCGCGTGCTGGCTCCACTCTTAGCCGCGCTGCTGTCGCCGGGCTCCGTGCTGGTGCTAAGCGCCCGCGACGATGAGGCGCTCCGGCAGCTGGAGGCCGAGCTGGGCGCCGCGCGGCCTGGCCTGCGCGTGATACGGGCGCCCGCCGACCTGGGCACCGAGGCCGGCTTGCAGCAGCTGCTCTCCGCCCTGCGCGAGCTCCCCAGGCCCGAGGGGCTGCAGCGGCTGCTGCTTATCAACAACGCAG GCACTCTTGGGGATGTTTCCAAAAGCTTTGTGGACCTGGCTGACCCAACTGAGATGAATGGCTACTGGGCTTTGAACTTGACTTCTATGCTCTGCCTGACCTCCAGCCTCCTGAAGGCCTTTCCCGAGAGTCCTGGCCTCAGCAGGACTGTGGTCAACATCTCCTCTCTGTGTGCCCTGCAGCCCTTCAAGGGCTGGGCACTGTACTGTGCAGGGAAGGCCGCCCGGGAGATGATGTGCAAAGTCCTGGCAGCAGAGGAACCTAGTGTGAGGGTGCTGAACTATGCCCCAG GCCCCCTGGACACAGACATGCAGCGGGTAGCCCGGGAGACCTCTGTGGACCCAGAGGTACGAAAAAAGCTGCAGACGTTAAAGACAAAGGGGGAGCTGGTGGACTGTGCCATGTCGGCCcagaaactgctgagcttgctgcAGAAGGACGCGTTTCTGTCCGGCACCCACATTGACTTCTACGATGACTGA